A segment of the Kluyveromyces marxianus DMKU3-1042 DNA, complete genome, chromosome 5 genome:
ATTCTTTATCGTTCAGTTTTTCTAGTACAAATAATTGGCACCGACTTAATAATGCattgttcaattggaaACTTGGATTTTCCGTAGTAGCTCCAATTAAAATAATGTCGCCATTTTCAACATGAGGTAATAATACATCCTGTTGCGACTTACTAAAACGATGtatttcatcaatgaaTAAAACGGTCATCCTTTTCGTTAAATGATACTcttttttacttctttcaaagatatttCGGAGTTCGGTGGTGTTAACTTTGGTAGCGCTAGTCTCTACTAAGATATATTTGGATGTTGCATTTAGATCCTGGTTAATTGTAGATGCCAATAGCCTCGCTAGAGAGGTCTTACCAACACCAGGAGGCCCCCATAAAATCATAGATGGTATTATtcctttttcaatatataaatatagaGAACCGGTTTCCCTATTGAGTATATGCTGTTGTCCAATATAGTCGTTGAGTGATTTTGGTCGTAGCTTTTCGCTTAACGGCAAATATTGTATTTTTAATAGTTGTTTAGTCTCAAAATCTGCCCCATCCATAATAGGTTTCCTTTGGTTTAGAATTCTCTGTCTTTTAATTGAAGAGTTTGGACTGCTTGCCTCATTGGTTTCTGAGGTTCTAGTTTTACATGATTCACTAGAAGAATCGGGGTCATCAAGAATTGTAATTTCTTCATGTTTCCGTTTACTTCCAAGGAAAGTTTGGAGTGTTGGCTGATGAATGGTTTTTTTGGGCTCTTCAGTGCACTCATCTAAATGAGCATTGATTTTAAGGAACGCTACTTTCTTCCCACATATAGGACAAGTTATGGTCTGTTCCGTCCGGCTCATCAGTATTACGGGGGCCTTATAGTTCTGTGTCTACACATGTGTGCTTTTACAAGTGTGTGATTTACTGATATTACTAAAATACTGTATCAATATTATTGTTAATATGAAAGTTAACGATTTGAAATTTTATACTTTAATGTTCGCTTACATAACAGATTAGAGTAATAActtaataaaaaaaatgtatcTAGTGGAGTAACATTCCAGTCACATATATGATATTATGTTTCCTCTTTTAACTATTGATGGGTGAATTCATAAAGGTCTCCTAGTTTAGAAGCATAATACTTTGGGTTAGGATGCTCGTGTGCGGTATCCAAAGCcctttcttctgtttcaatTCCTGTCAATACTAATAAGGTTCCACCCAACCCCCCGGTCTCACCAAACTTTATATCTGTATTTAGCCTATCACCAACCATGCAACATCTGGATCTATCTAAGTTCTTAGCCTTTACAATTGCATTGAGCATATTAAGGTTTGGTTTGCCGCATGCTTCGGGTGTTCTATCACTAGCATAAGCCAAAGATTGGATGGTAGAACCAGCTCCTGGAAGAATAATTCCTTTCTGGGGGAAAGTCGAATCAATGTTAGTAGCGACAAAGTGGACATCAGGTTTCCTTAGATATTGCAAAGAAATCGCCAATCTGTGATAATTAACTTTAGTATCTAGTCCAGCAACGACACATTTCACATCTTCGTCCAAGCCGTCCTTAAGGAATGGCGAAGTATTGGTATCAAATGGTTCGTCAAGTCTTGGGTCACCTGCTCCTAAAGCTTCGAAACCCATTAAGGTCAATTCGTCTATGATACCAGATTCTCCAAAAACCCACACTTTATCTTTTCCCGGTTGAAGTTTTAAGAAGTCCCGGACATATAGGGCTGACGCATAACCAGATGTAAAAATCTGATCTTCAGTCACTGTTATACCAAACCCTGCGAACTTTTTGACATACTGAGGCCTGGACTTAGTGGAGTTATTGGTAACGAATATAAGTTGTTTACCTAAGCTTTTCAAGTAATCTAATGTCTCAACAACATCGGGTAACAAATGAGAACCTAGCCACAACACTCCATCACAGTCAAATAAAAAGGTGTCaaacttcttcagaaattCAAGTGAGCTAGTCTTGTCCTGGATTTTAATAGGTGTATTCGCTTTCGTACCAGTCATTTTCGTTGAAATATAGAACTTGTTCGATATTGCTATAGCAAGTAAATGGAGTAAGTAGCTTTTAATCAAACAATGACTTAGAAGGATGATACTCAGTAATCAAATACTAGAAGGATAATGCAATAGTTAAACATTGTTTTATATAACAATTGATTTTTATAACAAAATCTTATCTATGAACACCTGTGACCGACCAGCCGTTGTCAAGTGATGTCAAATGTCATTCAGAAATATTCAGAGAGAAAGGGTAATTTAAGAAATGATACAGCATGAAAAGAAATGGCGCACGTAAAGTATAATCCATAAGAATCCACCGGCCAACCGGATTTAGCAGCATTCACTTACGTACGGCTTTTTGACCTTTCTGCTAATCAACAGAATTACCTCCCCCAATGATATTAAACAAAGTATCACACTCATCTATACATCGTCTGCTTCCATACTTCCATGTTTGATTTACTATAAATCGATCACATGATCAGAATTTTCAAAGTATACACTTActttatttgtttattatGTGAAAATATATCACAAATAGTTATTGCAAGGTGTAACATGGTATATACCATAGGTGATGAGAAAGTAGAAAGTACCATTCCCAGAATTTATGTCTTAATAACGCgtattgttttctttcaactgCGGCAACATAAAGTTTATTGAGTACGTTCAAAATGGTATTGCGAGACGAGAAGTGCAAGCTATACGGACCTTTACTTTTGGcctttttgtttgtatcTCGTGTCTTCATACAACCATACTACTCTTTAATATCAGATTGTGATGAAACGTTCAATTATTGGGAACCATTAAACCTTTTGGTGAGAGGATTTGGAAAGCAGACATGGGAATACTCTCCGGAGTATTCGATTAGATCATGGGCTTTTTTGTTACCATTATTTAGCATCTTAAAACCGCTTAATGAActaattgaaaagaaagttttattgttttatgCTGCCAGGTCAGTGTTGGGTATTGttagttttattttcgAATATGCATTAAGCAAAGAATTACAAACTTCAATGTCTATTCAAGTTTCTAATATGTGGcttttgtttcaattgTTTAATCCAGGTTGGTTCCATTCTAGTGTTGAACTACTTCCTTCGTCATTTGCTATGATTACCACCCTTGGTTACCTAAAGTATACCCTACGTTACTTATCCAATGGCACAGAATCTGCATTTGTgaaatcaattttttttgttctattGGGAGGTATTTTAGGATGGCCCTTTTCCTTGGTACTCTCGGTCACCAGCTGCATCCATTATGCTGTAACACACAGGTTTATAGACACCTTAAGAGCAAGtttttcatcttttttcGTGTTTTGCTTAGTCTCTTCAATAGTCACCACAATCGATTCTATATTCTATGGAAAATTCACTGTTGTGCCGCTTAACATTGTAACTTATAATGTTTTCGCAGCGGGGGAAAAATCGGGCCCTAATATTTTTGGTGTTGAACCATGGCATTATTATGTGCAAAACTTATTACTGAACTTTCCTATCACTACATTAATATTTGCAATTATTGGATTTACCCATCTCTCCATTTGGCCCATCTCAGGATCCCTCTTCATTTGgtttaatgtttttttcGCTCAACCGCATAAGGAAGAACGTTTCTTATACCCCATTTATGGGAtcatttctcttctttccgCAGTGGGTCTATACCACGTCTCATCAACTATTCGCTGGAATCGTATAAAGAAGTTGCTTAAATTCGTTATATTTGGACTGACTTTACTCCAATCAATGGCCCGTATCATTGCATTGGTTAATAATTATACCGCTCCTATTCAGATTTATGCTGCTCTTCCAAACTGTGCTTCTGAGACAGTAGTTTGTACAGGCCGCGAGTGGTACCATTTCCCTACTTCATTACTTTTACCAGATAACTATAGATTAGAATTCGTCCAGTCTGGGTTTGACGGGTTATTACCAGGGAACTTTAAAGAGACTGGGTCAATAGAGGACAGAATAAGATATATCCCTGAAGGAATGAACaatgaaaatatatttgattcttcaaaattaGTTGATATCACTACATGTGACTATTATGTTGACTTGAACTTACCATCTAATAATCCGAGAGATATTGTAAATCCGACTGAAACTAATGATTGGCATCCGCTATTGTGCAGAAACTTTGTCGATGTATCCTCTTCTAAGTTCCTAGGAAGAGCATTTCAAGTACCAGAAAAACTTTTATCAATACTTCCCCAGCCAGTCTTGTCTGTGATATCAAAGTACTACGGGGTCAAATATGTTGATTATTGTATTTTCTCTCGAGTTGAACAAGAGGTATAATCTAATCTAATCTAATCTAGTCTTTAGTATTTTATGATcaaatatgtatatgtctatatatacattggaaataaaaagaacGTACAGTACATGCCATTTTTGTATGTTACTTCTATTAGACATTCAAACTTGGACGTCTTTATGCAACATAGAATCTCTGGATGGACCAGTACCAACCCATTCGATAGGCACCTCTAAGAAATCCTCAATGAATTTCAAGTATTTCTTAGCGTTCTCTGGTAAGTCTTCATATTCAGTGATTTTTGTGATGTCTTGTTCCCATCCAGGTAAAGTAACATATTCGACATCTACATTGGCCAAGATTAACAAGTCTTCTGGGAAGGATTCTAGTTTCTTACCCTTATACGAGTAAGATACAGCaattttgatttccttGAAAGTATCCAAAACATCAAGTTTAGTGATgttcaaagaagtaaaaCCGTTGATTAGAGTAGAATACTTCAGAACGACTAAGTCCAACCATCCGCAACGACGCTTACGGCCTGTTGTAACACCATATTCAGCACCAATAGTTTGTAGCATGTCACCATACTCATTCAATTGCTCAGTAGGGAATGGGCCCTCACCAACTCTTGTAGTGTAAGCCTTAACAACACCAAAAATTTTTTCGATGGTGCGTGGAGGTAAACCAAGACCAGTAATAACGCCTCCAATGCCGGTATTAGAACTGGTAACATAAGGGTAAGTaccaaaatcaatatcTAACATCAATGCATTAGCACCTTCAACTAGgatttttttgtttaactTAATAGCGTTATGAAGGAAAGGAATTGAATCAACGACAAAAGGTTTCAATTGCTCTTTGTAAACTTTGTAACGGCGCAATTCTTCGTCAGCATCATATTCAAATGGACCGTAACGTTTTTGTCTTGTTTCGAGTAATCTTCTGTATCTTGTTTCAAAGACTTCCCAAGCATTAGGGTCATCATTTACCAAATGATGAACTCTGATACCAGATCTAGAAGCCTTAGTAGAATAGGTTGGGCCAATACCTTTCCCGGTAGTACCAATATTCTTACCGTCCTTCGAAGCACCAGATAATTCAAGTTCTCTTAATTTGTCAGttctttgatgaaaatCGAACACTAAATGAGCTCTAGAGGAAATAAACAATCTAGATCTAGCATTTTTGAGCcctttcttctccaaattTTCTAATTCctcaaagaaagaaggaatgTGGATAACAACACCATTACCGATTAAATTCTGACAATTTGGATTTACCAAACCGGAAGGCAGCATATGGAAGTCATATTTAACTCCATCCACAACGATGGTATGACCTGCATTATTACCACCTGCTGAACGAGCAACAATATCATACTTCCCAACTAACAAATCGACTAGCTTACCTTTACCTTCGTCCCCCCATTGGGAACCTAAAACAACATTGACCATTTTAGTTGGTGACTTTTTTAAGATTCAGAAACACTCCACAGCTCACAACAGTTCGGACTCTATGAACGCTAGTTAAAACGTTGCTAtctaataaaaataaacgAACTTACAAACACAATTTGCataaaagagaacaagatgAAAAGGAATTAAGTTGTTATTTAAGAAAGTTCTTAAAAAATACTTTGAAAAAGGACTTGGCTATAAAACGGTTTTGATTCAGAATGTGAGTTTATAGGGGACAAGATATGAGCACGAAACATTACAACAAGCGCCAACAGAAGGGAATAAGTTAGAAATAGTGCATTCGAACTCggtatatatacatatgtaGCATACACAACAATAAAAgtgagtttttttttttctttgcagGGTCTGTAAACAATAATTTGATTAACTTGACCAGAAGTCGTCTTAAAGTGTACTTAATTTCCCCATTTATTGTTTAATAAGAAGGAACACGAGACACCGGCTATTCCGATCCGGAAAGGAACTTTCCCGGCGGCGCCTCAAATAGAGAGATTGAAACTGGTTAAGCAATATTACATCATGTTAAGTTGAGGAATTTTTGAATAGCGCATCCGCTATCCATCAAATTACAattaatttcaatatatttatttttattagtgtaatttaatttttgacTCTGATTTCTTTCAGGAAATTACGTTCACGTGTTATCAAGCtgcaaaagaaaagccaaaTCCGGGAACAGGCAGATTTTGCGTTAAAAATATTCGTAACATTATATACCGCTTTACGAAATGTTTGCATTAAGAATGAGCATTGTAATGAACCTGAAGAAGGTTAATCATTCAATTTTCCCTATAACCCGGATATTCTCCACATAGATCACGTGATCTGAATTTCTTTTCATAGCCAGAATTAAAATTCAatacataataatatttcATGATAGTATTGAAAAAGCTCATCACATCTCATGTTCGTGAAGATGGTCTCAAGTGAAGAACAAGGAAGTTCTTTTTAAACCCTTGAAACTCCGCCAGATCTTTTAAGGGACGAGAGACATATAATTTGTAGTATGCCCCCCAAGAGTCTAACCAAAAGTCAACAATTCAAGCGAGATAAGGTTAGAAATGCTCGACAAATAAGATCAGAAGCATCATCAGTGAATCCCGAAGAGTTTTCTGAATCAGGTTCAATTCTTAATATACCTTCATTCGTGTCTTCTAGAAAATATGAAATCAAACAATTGCAACAAGCTGTACATAATTCGAAGCAATCCTCTTCAACAAGGATTTTCCAAGTGCTTCCTCGGAAActtagaagaagaactgcTTCCCATAATGTGAAAAGGATTCCTAAAAGGCTTAGACATCGTGCATTGAAAGAGATGAAAAAGAGTCAACAGCAGTTCACTCAAGGAACTCGTCATCTTTTCGATAAACGAAAGCATGGTCTCTCGTCCAGAAAACTTTATAGGGCAAGAATGATGGTTAATTTATTGAGATTAGCATCAAAAACTCAATCTATGAAGCTGGGTATTCCTCAGGATCTTCCAACCACAAATGGTACTCTAAGGTCAAGAATCAGACTGTTgcaaaaggaaataaaaGCTGCCCGATCTATTAACTCACGAAaactcaacaacaaacttGGCTCATATGATAGCACAGGTTTCAACACCCTGGCAGAGAAACCTCTTGGTCGTGTGAAGTACatgaaaagacaaaaggTGTTTACATGGCTTCCTACTCATATATGGAACGCTAAAAGATCACATATGTTTAAGAGGTGGGGATTTCATCTTCCTTGGTCTCCAACccaaaaaatattcagATTAACACATCGGTTAGCAGGAAATGTCGCCACATCAGATGGTGCTATGATGTGTGACACCAGTTTCATGTGTGATATGATCATACAATGTAAAGATCACaataaactaaaaaaaCTCGTACAACAGCTAACCAAAGGACGAGCATCTCTTCCCAAGTATATCAATAGGCAGCTTTTCACGGGCTTGATGTATCTAGACAGTGAATGTGTTGGACCATGTAGTTTGCTATGGTGCACTCCTAACTCAATTTTGATACGTCTCCATCCTTCCATATACGTTCAGGTTTTCGGACATCTCAACTCTGAGTTGGACTCAAATGAATTCTGCGTTCAAGACTGTCGTTTTTCATTAGGATCAATTACCATCACTGGTGGTAAATCATTATATGCGTTATCACACATCTTACGATCAGCAAGTACATCTGAGTCGTATCGTCAGTTCAAATTAGTATCATCTGTTACAGACACTACTGTGTTACCACAAAAGATAATGTTTGCTTTTGATGCTATTGATCCTCGATTCTTAGTGAACCCGAAAGCGTGCTCTAAAAAATCACAGCTCACTGAGGatgatattctttcatTAGAAAATCagtctgttgaagaagaaatatcgGAAACTCTCAACAAGCTGGTAGATGCAGAAGGACGGAATGAATCATATAGGGGTCAAAGCACGCTCAAACAACTAGCAGCAAGGCGCGCTGCTATGAAGTCATCAACTGGTCACTCAAACTTAATCCcttctaataataatgattcAAGAATACCGattctgttgttgaaagaacATGAATCTCAACAATGGACCTTAATAATACCATGGTTTTGGGTTTTACCGTTTTGGTATCAACTCAATAAGGTGAATCGCGTATATCACATGGGAATAAAACAATTCCAGCAGTTGGCCTTTGAACAAAGGCGCTTAAACTTCCCCATTGATTATCCATTTACACAGGTTGGttacgatgaagatgtagtatataaaaaagaTGTCCTACAGAAACTTTGGAATCGTAAACCACCATCTAAAAGACTTAATTATATGAAATTAGGTTCTCTTCATAAAGAATCCTTAGTTAAAGGTGAGTTAGGATCTCCGTTTTGTTGTGATTGGAATTTCCTTAGAATTTTGCAAAATGGTTTAAAATTTCtgggaaaagaaaaacttgaTTATATGAACCCATCTAGAACCAGTACGTTTGATGTTGATAGTGGAACAATAAGCGTTAGACACGTCATCGATATATTCAAACTATACGAAAAAAACAGAGAGAGTACAAGCCTTCCAGTGCATATATTCCAAGGAACAGTGGAAACAATTGTTGAGCATTCAATTATTTCTAAATCATTACCTATCATCCCAGTAAGTTGCTCACTAATCGGAAGAGGTCACCCAAAAGATCACGCCCGCATATATGcaattccagaagaagataaatCATATTGGACCAACGTTTTGAAGGGTACTCTGAAGAGTAATGGGAAAATCAAGCATGACAATATACAACCAGTACCTCATTGCTTCAATCTCATTGGATATTTAACAAGCGGTTCATTTAATTTATCACAGGGAAGAGGTTCAGGAGTTGGATTTGTATCGGCTTATGCCCTTCAggacaaaaatgaaaatctCTTTCTAATTAGAAATTGTGGAGAAACTGTATATAGGTTGGTGAAGTTGTATCAATTACAGATTTGAACTATTATTGAACCGCCAGTTTTGACTGTAAGAGCCATATTTTATAGAGAATacattttatatataaaccCCTAAGAGAAGTAAAAATACGGCctttaaatataatatcgTTACCCGGAATAATAAAACTCTTCAAGTggatttcttgaattttttaatattctCGAAAACTTTTTTCGAATATATAAAGAGCCAACCTGGATTTTGGagctttctcttttaaaatGACCACTTTTTgaagcttctttttttttcctctctcCTCATACTTACCTTAAGATGCCAATGGAGATCATGAAGTCTATTGGTCGGATACGGGGTTCTAAAGGAAATGCTGGAATAGAACTTATCTCCTTCTAGTGTTATCCTTTTCGGAGGATATCATTCGACTGGAGATGGGTTTTTCAGTTGACATATTTTCTCTGTACAGCTTTCCTGCACATAAGCACACATTGAGCGAGCCTGGTATCTGCTGACGTCTTGTTCCCCCGTCATTCTTCTGGTAACTTGAGATTTTCTCTAGTGCCAGTTGAATGGCCCTTTTTCCCTTCTGCCTGGAGAAGCATGGTACTGATTACAAGTCAGTGCTGGGGGAGCCATCACTATGATCTGTAAGTTTCATTTCAATGTTCTGGATTAAACAGTGTTGGGCGTGTATTTGCTCCTATTGATCTGTTGTTCAGACTTGGTACGAAAGTACCTCGTTCAAACAATTGGAGGTAATAGGTATGTGATATACATTTCCAATGTTGTTCCAGTTCAGGAAGCTTGCAAAGAAAGTTCATGGTCGTGGTAAAGACGGGTGGATCTTAAAATTTTTGAGAATTTGTTTCACTGTTTTTTAcagaagaaatatattcaatGTGTGAGGCATTCATTGTGCCATCGTTTGAATACTTTTATTCCATTTGAACACGATGAATTTCCTCATTACATAATTTTTTCTATCGTAACTCATTTGTGAGAAAGGGTTTGCCACGTTCTGTTGAAAGTGAGAA
Coding sequences within it:
- the POP1 gene encoding ribonuclease P/MRP protein subunit POP1; protein product: MPPKSLTKSQQFKRDKVRNARQIRSEASSVNPEEFSESGSILNIPSFVSSRKYEIKQLQQAVHNSKQSSSTRIFQVLPRKLRRRTASHNVKRIPKRLRHRALKEMKKSQQQFTQGTRHLFDKRKHGLSSRKLYRARMMVNLLRLASKTQSMKLGIPQDLPTTNGTLRSRIRLLQKEIKAARSINSRKLNNKLGSYDSTGFNTLAEKPLGRVKYMKRQKVFTWLPTHIWNAKRSHMFKRWGFHLPWSPTQKIFRLTHRLAGNVATSDGAMMCDTSFMCDMIIQCKDHNKLKKLVQQLTKGRASLPKYINRQLFTGLMYLDSECVGPCSLLWCTPNSILIRLHPSIYVQVFGHLNSELDSNEFCVQDCRFSLGSITITGGKSLYALSHILRSASTSESYRQFKLVSSVTDTTVLPQKIMFAFDAIDPRFLVNPKACSKKSQLTEDDILSLENQSVEEEISETLNKLVDAEGRNESYRGQSTLKQLAARRAAMKSSTGHSNLIPSNNNDSRIPILLLKEHESQQWTLIIPWFWVLPFWYQLNKVNRVYHMGIKQFQQLAFEQRRLNFPIDYPFTQVGYDEDVVYKKDVLQKLWNRKPPSKRLNYMKLGSLHKESLVKGELGSPFCCDWNFLRILQNGLKFLGKEKLDYMNPSRTSTFDVDSGTISVRHVIDIFKLYEKNRESTSLPVHIFQGTVETIVEHSIISKSLPIIPVSCSLIGRGHPKDHARIYAIPEEDKSYWTNVLKGTLKSNGKIKHDNIQPVPHCFNLIGYLTSGSFNLSQGRGSGVGFVSAYALQDKNENLFLIRNCGETVYRLVKLYQLQI
- the ALG9 gene encoding dolichyl-P-Man:Man(6)GlcNAc(2)-PP-dolichol alpha-1,2-mannosyltransferase, with the protein product MVLRDEKCKLYGPLLLAFLFVSRVFIQPYYSLISDCDETFNYWEPLNLLVRGFGKQTWEYSPEYSIRSWAFLLPLFSILKPLNELIEKKVLLFYAARSVLGIVSFIFEYALSKELQTSMSIQVSNMWLLFQLFNPGWFHSSVELLPSSFAMITTLGYLKYTLRYLSNGTESAFVKSIFFVLLGGILGWPFSLVLSVTSCIHYAVTHRFIDTLRASFSSFFVFCLVSSIVTTIDSIFYGKFTVVPLNIVTYNVFAAGEKSGPNIFGVEPWHYYVQNLLLNFPITTLIFAIIGFTHLSIWPISGSLFIWFNVFFAQPHKEERFLYPIYGIISLLSAVGLYHVSSTIRWNRIKKLLKFVIFGLTLLQSMARIIALVNNYTAPIQIYAALPNCASETVVCTGREWYHFPTSLLLPDNYRLEFVQSGFDGLLPGNFKETGSIEDRIRYIPEGMNNENIFDSSKLVDITTCDYYVDLNLPSNNPRDIVNPTETNDWHPLLCRNFVDVSSSKFLGRAFQVPEKLLSILPQPVLSVISKYYGVKYVDYCIFSRVEQEV
- the PHO13 gene encoding 4-nitrophenylphosphatase, with protein sequence MTGTKANTPIKIQDKTSSLEFLKKFDTFLFDCDGVLWLGSHLLPDVVETLDYLKSLGKQLIFVTNNSTKSRPQYVKKFAGFGITVTEDQIFTSGYASALYVRDFLKLQPGKDKVWVFGESGIIDELTLMGFEALGAGDPRLDEPFDTNTSPFLKDGLDEDVKCVVAGLDTKVNYHRLAISLQYLRKPDVHFVATNIDSTFPQKGIILPGAGSTIQSLAYASDRTPEACGKPNLNMLNAIVKAKNLDRSRCCMVGDRLNTDIKFGETGGLGGTLLVLTGIETEERALDTAHEHPNPKYYASKLGDLYEFTHQ
- the ADE12 gene encoding adenylosuccinate synthase, producing MVNVVLGSQWGDEGKGKLVDLLVGKYDIVARSAGGNNAGHTIVVDGVKYDFHMLPSGLVNPNCQNLIGNGVVIHIPSFFEELENLEKKGLKNARSRLFISSRAHLVFDFHQRTDKLRELELSGASKDGKNIGTTGKGIGPTYSTKASRSGIRVHHLVNDDPNAWEVFETRYRRLLETRQKRYGPFEYDADEELRRYKVYKEQLKPFVVDSIPFLHNAIKLNKKILVEGANALMLDIDFGTYPYVTSSNTGIGGVITGLGLPPRTIEKIFGVVKAYTTRVGEGPFPTEQLNEYGDMLQTIGAEYGVTTGRKRRCGWLDLVVLKYSTLINGFTSLNITKLDVLDTFKEIKIAVSYSYKGKKLESFPEDLLILANVDVEYVTLPGWEQDITKITEYEDLPENAKKYLKFIEDFLEVPIEWVGTGPSRDSMLHKDVQV